From one Triticum urartu cultivar G1812 chromosome 3, Tu2.1, whole genome shotgun sequence genomic stretch:
- the LOC125545992 gene encoding 40S ribosomal protein S15a-1-like isoform X1 — protein sequence MHVPSIDPLILWIDRPFLWCTVFQDVHVVLCRLSTLCSKLVDALKSMYSTEKRGKREVMSRPQWKDTLVGESEYVDDHRSSMTDVKLNGRLNKCSVISPRLDLGDRVLECKAAPLTSGAPIGVSDNSEKTSLT from the exons ATGCATGTGCCTAGTATTGATCCATTGATTCTCTGGATTGATAGGCCCTTTTTGTGGTGTACAGTATTTCAAGATGTTCATGTAGTCCTATGTCGTCTAAGCACACTTTGCAGCAAACTGGTGGATGCTCTTAAGAGCATGTACAGTACAGAGAAGCGTGGTAAGAGAGAAGTGATGAGCAGGCCACAATGGAAG GATACATTAGTTGGTGAATCTGAGTATGTCGATGATCACAGGTCTAGTATGACAGATGTGAAGCTGAATGGAAGATTGAACAAGTGTAGTGTCATCAGTCCACGCTTGGACCTTGGAGATCGAGTCCTGGAGTGCAAGGCTGCTCCCCTTACATCAG GTGCTCCGATCGGTGTCAGCGACAACTCTGAAAAGACATCACTCACATAG
- the LOC125545992 gene encoding 40S ribosomal protein S15a-1-like isoform X2, whose product MHVPSIDPLILWIDRPFLWCTVFQDVHVVLCRLSTLCSKLVDALKSMYSTEKRGKREVMSRPQWKDTLVGESEYVDDHRSSMTDVKLNGRLNKCSVISPRLDLGDRVLECKAAPLTSDHGT is encoded by the exons ATGCATGTGCCTAGTATTGATCCATTGATTCTCTGGATTGATAGGCCCTTTTTGTGGTGTACAGTATTTCAAGATGTTCATGTAGTCCTATGTCGTCTAAGCACACTTTGCAGCAAACTGGTGGATGCTCTTAAGAGCATGTACAGTACAGAGAAGCGTGGTAAGAGAGAAGTGATGAGCAGGCCACAATGGAAG GATACATTAGTTGGTGAATCTGAGTATGTCGATGATCACAGGTCTAGTATGACAGATGTGAAGCTGAATGGAAGATTGAACAAGTGTAGTGTCATCAGTCCACGCTTGGACCTTGGAGATCGAGTCCTGGAGTGCAAGGCTGCTCCCCTTACATCAG ATCATGGGACCTGA
- the LOC125545993 gene encoding glucan endo-1,3-beta-glucosidase GIII-like, which translates to MAKQGVDVAVALVLVAFAAFPAVHSIGVCNGVLGNDLPAPSDVVKLYQSKGINAMRIYEPEGNVLNALSGTGIAVLMDVGKALPSLASSSSAAAAWVKANVSSFPGVSFRYIAVGNEVIDSAGQKTILPAMRNVQAALVAAGLGGSVKVSTSVRFDVVKDTSPPSNGVFADTSFMGPILEFLASTGAPLLVNVYPYFAYEKDPKNIQLNFATFVPGSTTVNDNGLTYTNLFDAMVDSIYTALEKAGRPGVKVVISESGWPSDEGFGATAQNARAYNQGLINHVGNGTPKRPGPLETYIFAMFNENKKDGEKSEKHFGLFNPDMSPAYSITF; encoded by the exons ATGGCGAAGCAAGGTGTAGACGTCGCAGTGGCGCTGGTCCTTGTTGCCTTCGCAGCATTTCCAGCAG TGCACTCCATCGGCGTCTGCAACGGCGTGCTCGGCAACGACCTGCCGGCGCCGAGCGACGTCGTGAAGCTCTACCAATCCAAGGGCATCAACGCCATGCGGATCTACGAGCCGGAGGGCAACGTCCTAAATGCTCTCAGCGGCACGGGCATCGCCGTCCTCATGGACGTCGGCAAGGCGCTACCCAGCCTCGCCTCCAGCAGCTCCGCTGCGGCCGCCTGGGTAAAGGCCAACGTCTCCTCCTTCCCGGGCGTCTCCTTCCGCTACATCGCCGTCGGCAACGAGGTCATCGACAGCGCCGGCCAGAAGACCATCCTCCCGGCCATGAGGAACGTACAAGCGGCGCTCGTGGCCGCCGGCCTCGGCGGCAGCGTCAAGGTGTCGACTTCCGTGCGGTTCGACGTGGTCAAGGACACATCTCCGCCCTCCAACGGTGTGTTCGCGGACACATCATTCATGGGGCCCATCCTTGAGTTCCTGGCGAGCACCGGCGCACCGCTGCTGGTCAACGTCTACCCCTACTTCGCCTACGAGAAAGACCCGAAGAACATCCAGCTCAACTTCGCTACCTTCGTGCCAGGCAGCACCACCGTGAACGACAACGGGCTGACATACACGAACCTCTTCGACGCCATGGTCGACTCCATCTACACCGCGCTGGAGAAAGCCGGCAGACCCGGGGTTAAGGTGGTCATATCCGAGAGCGGGTGGCCGTCGGACGAAGGTTTCGGGGCGACGGCGCAGAACGCGCGTGCGTATAACCAGGGGTTGATCAACCATGTCGGCAACGGCACGCCCAAACGGCCCGGGCCGTTGGAGACGTACATTTTCGCCATGTTCAACGAGAACAAGAAGGACGGGGAGAAGAGCGAGAAGCACTTTGGGCTGTTCAATCCGGACATGTCGCCGGCCTACTCCATTACTTTCTGA